The genomic stretch CTCCTCTCATTTCATTCACGgtcattaaaataaaataacaatgaatatacttttttttttcatttgttttaCTAACTGAATAAATAGCctcttataaaaaaaaaaggttaacattattatatttttttttcttttcaataattataataaaggtGACGGTAACTTTTGTCGATCCTTTTTAATACTATATGATTTTACTATGTGCTTTTAACTTCGTTATTTACATAACTATTATGTGTGGAAATTTAAAGTTTTTATTCCTTTGGAAAAACAGTGACAACATCcaaaatagaaaatcaaattgaaGAGTTTGATGATctgttttaaattaaatttgacaACTAATTAACACCGCACAATAATATTTGAATGAAAGcatttacttaaaaaaaaaaaaagataagatgcaCTCTGCATGCCTCTGGCTCATGTCATGTGGCATTACCAAACAAGTACAGAAAACTTTGTTGTTCAAGTTAGATTCTATCATTCAGAAATGGTTATTAAGTTCACCAAAACGCGTAGTAATTAAACTactttgttaatttttataattttattcaatttttaattaagtctttatattttttttaaattaaatttttatatcatattaaattttgtaattaactaaatttttaccgtaataaaaatattgaaattaatCGAATATTCTATTAAATTATACAGAATAATCAATCAAATATTAGGTATATTcattttgtttaataaaatattctgttaatttcaataattttattacggtaaaaatttaattataaaatccGACATGTTACAGagatttcattaaaaaaaacaaaaatataaagacTTAACTAAAAATTCGATAAAACTATAAATACAGACAGATTAATTAAACCAAAAAAGTAAAAACTACTCATATCTaatttttgtaacaaacaaTATGATTCTGAGTCTAAAACAAATTATAGAGATGTGTTAAATTTAACGTTAACTCGATATTTATAATGTCTTGTCAAACATATTTAAGTATAagcatataaaaattaatttttaaattcttattttataaaCAATTTAAGAGTTAGATttacaatttaaaataataaacaaaaaattaactgatattaaataaaaaaatttactttctAATTGAACTCCACATTTTGCGAACTAACTAGTTTATCGACTTTCCTAGTGGCAATTTTTAGATTTGCAAGGGGGAAAATGAATACTCTCTCATGCatgtgaaaaatattttctttccaACCTTTGTCggattgttttttatttttaatttaatttccaaaATGGACAAAATCGCAAACCCATGTAAACGTAGTGTGTTTGATCTTGTTAGTTCACGTGTGGAAAGAGGACTTATCCAAATCTTCACCATTTTCTTAACTAAATGAATGAATACGTAAACCAATTTGGGATAATCGAGTTGTCAGCTCACTCGTTTGTCACTACAAAAAAGGTGCTAATTTGCGGggtttttttttgggttttgcGGGGGTTTTTAACCCCCACAAGTTGTGTAACGGCGGTTTCAAAAACTGACGGAGTTAGGTGTCCTGCGGTTTAATTACAGGGTTTTTAAAAAACCGACGCTATGTCAAATTCAAATTGCGGGAGTTTTTTGCCCTCCGTAAATTGTGGGGGTTTTCAGTATATTACGTTGGTTTTCACTACACAAATAAAACTaccataatatttttattatgcatatatatagttttttattttataagatattaataaatatggaaaattttaatactaataaattcatataaaatataaatgtaaTTCATAACTCATTGTAATGAATaataacatttttatattataataaaatgcATAATATCTTAATTAACATTGTCTTCATATATCAAttcctaaaaattaaaaatgttaaaattcaataaattcaCAACTACCACTAATAAGTTCACTATTTGAATAAGTTTGTTTagtaaataaaatctaacataatatcctaaaaaaaaaaaaagaattcacAACTACTTAGTCTTTCAAATAACACTAAACAATGTCTTCACAATTTTCATTGCTTCCACCTGATGATGATGCTCTTCCTGTTGCTGGTGTAATAATTTCATTCTCAACATCATTAgcctaaaataaattaaaacaaaattgtCAACCTAAAAATTACCAACATTTATAGCACTATAACAAcaacttaaaagaaaaaaaaaatcaaagtgTAAAAAAAGAATTAACCTTTTCAAAtgtcaaaaatttgaaaaaaaaattaaaaagagtaGAGGTGTGAGGTTAGAATATACGAGACTAACAATGCTAGAACATTAGATTAATGTAACAGTTATGATTCATCATAATTTTCAACATGATTAGTGCAATATAAATGCCACAAGAGAAGTATGATTTACCTGAGCTCCGTGGTCAAATATACTAATAAGTTCAGCAGGAATTCTTCCTTCTTTAGAAAGGAAATAAGCCTTTAGTGTAGTCAATGTCCCATCAAATTTAGACTCTAAACGTTTAAAATCAGCTTGGGAGTAATTGGTAGAAGacattgaaattgaagaattaGCAAACTGGCCAGGATGATTGGCACCTCTGAAAGTATTAGTAGGTGTAGCTCCCATTCCCAAGCATCGCACCCTACCAGAATGTTCCTCCCCAAAGACTTTGCCAATAGCATCATTTGTGGATGGTCCAGATTCATCTTTCTCATTTTGAGTCATAAGTAGTTCAATTTGTTCCTacaattgaaatttaaacaacaaaaatataataaaataccATTAAAACTTGTCGGACTCTGAAGTTACATTTTTTACTAAATTAGACTAATAAATTCAATTAACCGCTATATTCCTTGCTTCATCAGTCACAAAGGACCCATCTTTCTTCTTATGAGTTGCTATATACATTTCTCCACGGCTAATTTTTCGCCCAGTTtgtaaaaactatgtaaaaaaatataaaaaaaaagttaagaaacataacataatttagtaaaagcaaaaaaaaaaaatgaattatagTTCATACTATTTCATGTCTTTTCCTTGAGATGGGTTTTGAGCCACCAGTATGGGGAATTGTTTGCTTCTTGCGAACTTCTTTGTTTCTCTTACACATCTcctattaaaaaagaaaaataaaaattaaagaattgatcacatattaatattaattttaaaaaagaaagcaTGTTACCATTGTAGAAGGTAGAAACCGATATTGAATGAAGGATGTCCATTGATCTCTGTCGATGCCAACTGGGACATTATCAATGATTGCTTGTCTACTCATACATGGATCATAGAACTCATTCCACAACTTAATTCTATGTTGTGACCACTTTTTTGCAAGGCTCAATTTGCAATATCGCTTTGCAATGCCCTCAGAAATTTTGAAATGAAATTTTGGCTATCAAAAAGAATTATACATAAATAACAAGATGTCATTATTAATGTATAACTTTAATAGgcatttgataaaaataaatattcataATACATACCTTCAGCAAGTTACTAAAACACTCTTCAAACCTAGATCGAGGTATACCTAGAGGTCCTGACCACTTTGAGAAGTTGATTGGAAATAACTTACAATCAACTGCTAATGTCCCTAAATATCCAGCAAGTAAACCTTGGCTTTCCccaatagcttgttgatcttcaAAGTTTACTACAACTTGCTCATCTCTAGTTAAATTATCCATTTCTTTAACTTTTAGCCTTCTAGTCTTAATAGTTCCATCTGTGCCTTTATttgcatataaaaaataatttatgagaAATAATAGAAGATTAATAAACTAAATTAGTGACAGATATTTCCTAtgtaagttttaaaaatttaaactaaattaatttttgaactaaattaaaattttaaaaataaactattcaGATACTACAAGAacaattttcaaataaaaaaaagattaaaatagtTTAGTATAAGCATCAGCAAATGaaaacttttattttgaataacaACATGCAAcaaaaaaaactcaattatcaaaaacaaaaatgttTCCCTTTATTTTAACTTCAATTAAGACAGGATGAACTCAATTTGAATACAAAACTGACACAGCGAAACAAACATTACAACTTATGCATTCCATGATAAATAAAAACTCAAGGGTCGTTATTATTATGTTACAATATGCgtattaatcaaataaaaaagaatgcaTCTTAAGCATGTAACTAATGATTTGTTATTAATTAGTAGTACATGATAATATGATTCATAccactaataataataactgtGAGTGATTATGACACTGACTCGTATATATAGATGGCAGGGTATTCTATGGAGCTTTCAAGAAGAGTTTCATTACATGAAGTTATCAAAATAAGTTAAAACTGAGTATTTCTGTCTTTTATATTCACAATTTAATCATCTAGATTTTCTCATTTTATCTATAAATTTAGCACATAATTTTCCTTAATCAATTCCCACATATGAAATTTGCAATATTGAATTGTACCTAATAGGTTATGAAAAAATCCAGCTCTCCTAGAACATCATGCTAGGTATAGgagagaaaaatagaaaaaaaagttatttataaaaaattgaaaactttaaatttttcaCATTAGATATGCTTCAAATTTTCTCAGCagattttaattgaaaaatgaGAAAAGTCCAAGTTAATGAAGCAtgaagtattttttttgtttcaaatgagCTTGGTGTATCTAAATACCATTTCACCTTTCAACAAGCTAAAtatcaaattcaaaaaaatctaTAACATCTAACAAATTACTAAGTTATTATTTTCAATCTCCACTCACAGAgttctaaaaaattattgatcTCATCAAGGCCTATAGCCAAATATCAATTGAAGGCTTACGCTacatttttttgtcttttcttttGATGTATTACTAGTTCATAGTCCTCCAATTTTCTATTAAATAAGCCTATGTAGTAAAAGTACTCTAGTAGGAATCAAAACTATTAATATATCATATATAGTACTCAGCCACAAAACTATTAATATACCATATATAGTACTCAGCCAAGAATTTAATTAAGAATCCTAAGACATTGTCTTCTTTTTGAAACCTAGCTAGTAGTATAATAATAGATAGATATAGATAACGTTTTATCATGGTAACATGGACTTCGGAGTCAAATTGAGTATATAATCTTGATATatgagaaataaaaagaaaagaatattacaaattcatcaaaatttattgttctttgttattaattagtgattaatatttaaaagtatgagtatattgttaaattattaaattaaaaaaattaaattaataactaaaatacaaactaaaaaataataaatgtaatCTAAGATTTCTCACAAAAGAACATAACATGGTGACAccaataaaatgaaataaaatgtgTGGTTTAACAACTGTCAAAACGGCAGCTGCAGACAGGAAAGAAAGGAATAGTGCAACAGATTTGAATTGGAAAGAAAGCTTCTAGAAGTTATATGAGCAAGCATACGTATCAACAAAAATTGAGAGAAAGAGATGAAGCATTCACCAAACACGTTTTATGGGAGTcattcttcctctttttcacaATTAAGTTATTATTCTAGATAtatatttagtaaaattttaCCATTATTGAGAAATGATGAGAAGACAGTGAGTTGGATAAGAAAAGTAGTgaatatattttatgttttatatgAGAAGGAATAACCAACTCTGATCCAAATTGTTAAGCCACAATAAGTCATTCAGCAAGAAATGACAACAGCTATAGCTAGATAACCAAATTAAATTAACTAAACTATTTTATGCTTTTATCTTCTCAATATCTTTGTTTGTATTGAGAAagagattgaaaaaaaatgcAGAAATGGAGAGAGGGATCATTGTGAAAGTGAAGAACAGAAAAAAAGTATTTAAAGGCTGTGTCCCATATAGGATTCATCCAAAACAAGTACTGATATATTAGCAACCACTAAATCATGGGAAAAGTTTAAGCAATTGGTAATATAAAATTCCTGCGTAAAATAACATTTGATAAACATTTGCAAGTGACTAAGTTGTATGAGAATATAAATATGATATGAAATCTCTCAATTTTTCAAACATAACCTTATCCCCACATGATTATTTGTGATCTCCATCTAAAAGTGATGAGTTATTACTGAAAATCACTTGTATCATATACAACAAGTGCTGGACATGTGTACTCCGATCTAATAAAAAAGCACCCCGTATTGGCAACAAATACATTTAAAGAACATTGAAAGCACTATAAGCTCTAAGAACAGACATATACTGTACATCGAAGATATTGTAGTTGACGCACATtacaaattctttttttttttggtgaattCACTTTTCTTGTTTACTGATGATTTTTTTGTTCCTTCtgtattcaaattttttatttctgttttccttCTATCAATTTAATATGaagtttaaaaaaaagtaaaaacagaacACAGAAGCAGTATAGAATCAAGAATCAACATTGAAGAGGGACTCAAGCAGCAACTCATTTAAATGGAGGACACATTAACCTAAATAAACAAAGTTCTGTATAACCATGGCAACAAATCCCTCTTTTATTTATCAtacatgcaattcaaaaatgAGTATATGAACCCTAACAATTCCTATCTGTATATGCTACCAAATTGTTACCTTTTTGTATAAAAGCACAGCTGCCACTCTGAACGCGAACAGCAGCAGCAATGACGTGAACAGCAGCAGCAAGAGGAACCCAAACCTGAACCCGAATGCTTCACAGGAACAGCAGCTTCAACACGCGCCCGCTAACAGCAGCAGCAACACTAACGCGAGGCAGAATGACGGACAACAGCAATCAatgaagaaattcaaagaacaAAGCAGTTACAATGTTAGGAGAGTGGGAGCAAAAAAGGGTGGGAGAAGGAAAAATTGGGTTTCGCGGGAAGAAGAGATTTTTGCGCTTGCAAAAATTGTGTGGCcaaattgtttttaatttaagGGGGTTTTTAAAAAccctaatatttaaaattaaaactctcgttaataaatttattaataaaataaaaaaatgttttgttttcaaattcaaatttacAGGATTTTTTTAAAACCTCCGCTAACAAATTCCTATAATATAGCCTTTTTTGTAGTGTGTTTAAGCAAGTATTGAGGGTTCAAATTTCGTCTTATGCATGAAACAATCCATTGGGTAACTCCAAAAGATTGAAACAAATAATAGACTAAAAgcttttaattagttttttgggttaataatcaaattaattttaaaagatgatttattttttaaatttatctttaaaaatttttattaatcaaattgaacttttaaaaattatgaattaattttttagggactaatataatttaattaataatattttttagaaacGAATTTGGAGAATGATATAGCTAACCCTAATTTTTTAGTCCGGTTTTATTCTCAGATTTAGTATTAGTTTTATGACCTAGCTAGTCTTAGATTTTAAtagagtcaaattttaaaagagaaattaaaaaaaaaaagaaaaaaattgatattatttcACAATTCATGTGACTAGTATTAACATACTGACTCattatttaacataaaaaaattacgtgaatatatgattttattaatgATTTCAGGCTGTGTTTCTCTTTACTGTTTTAGAACAATGAAAGCTCAGACACAAAAACATACATGCACAcaaatgaatatatatataataaaaagacATAAACACATTTGtcattaaaaactaattttatctctaatagaaaaaaaaagttgcTAGTGATTAAAGTGATAAGagtaaaaagtaaaattttaaaaattttaaacaaacaAAGTTATAATAAAAATCTATCTCCTgcctaatatatatatatatatatatatataattttctaGCAAGATATTAAATTGTGTATAGTTGTGTATtagtgtatttttttaaaatttgtatattactaataaataaacaataaatatgtGTTATTGTTGTCAAAAAATCacacatttaaaaaatttaaataaataaaaagagataatataaataattatatctctaacaaCAACGAATAAACCAAAGAACCTAGCTTGTTTTCCTAATTAAGAAGGGAGAAATTAAAATGGAAAAAGGAATAATGGAAATTGAAGTAGCTAAAGGCGAAAATGATATTTTGGTGGTggatttgaatttttctttttctcttagGTCACGGACTTTTGATTCCCATATGAATAGGAAGGTAAGTGACATGAATTGCGACAAAAGTGTCACAGAAAGTTTGCTAATAATTGCAATAACGAACATTGCAGAGTGCAGAGAGAGTGAGTTCTCTGACCACTCTATGTGTGGTCATCActcattaatataattattaactCCATATCCAAATTCAATTACAcccaaattaaatcaaatcataaCTACGtgacaccctaaaccctaaccacCCACTATATCTATTAGTCTTGCATGTTATTATTTTGTTATCATGCAATCCTATCTATGTCTATATAGTCAACTCAACGTgcacatatacatatatatacaccaCGCTTGAAGAATATTTGAAAAGTGAAAAACCACCTGAAATTCtgcatattattattattattattattattattattattggtcGTGGAGACGTGGAGTTAGTGACCAAAATTGTCAGAGGTTTTGGAATTTAATAATATAAGATTTGTGTGATGAGGATTGAGGTTTTATATACACATTTTATTAGCttgtatattttgaattgaccaatactctttttttatttaattttggaaTTATAAAGAACAGTAAAATTTATCACATGATATATAGGACTTTCATTTTTATCCTAAATTAGATATATATTCGTATTATATATCTTATTAATCTACAAAATAATAATGAATACAAATAATACATCTATATAGCTATTATATCATAAAATGGTATGAGTAATGTTAGAGAATTAATACTATGACAATCAATTTTAATTAACATCACAATAGATAATTAAGCAAACTCCATACGAAACCTATTAAAATTGAGCTTTTTgttaactttaaattttaattttttttaatttagtttcaaacgttcagtttttaaaaattttgaatattcttttttaggtgaaaactcaggtatAGTTAATGAAatgaagttgatagttaaaaattattagatgatAATTTAATCAGACTcgtcaaattatttaacgacTCTTGACTATCAACTTCATATGAAATTAACTGCAACTGACCTActtctttttttaatagtaaatgTTAACTATATAATATTAACGGTGAAATATTAACTCTCAAAATTTTCTCAAATACTATATGCATAATTGCATGCATCTCGTGGTACGTTGATGATATAATATATTacattttttgtttaattataataaattattttatacatacaataattatgaaaaaaaaaacttcgtCGTGTCACTTTAATACTACTGTTTGAATAATGCTTTTCCTAAAAGCAAGGTAGTAGGTAGCGAGTACAAAAATTCTTAGCATTATTAATTTGTGAGGAGTTGTAAGCTAAGGTTTGGTCAGTAATagtataatatatttaattgtGATGATTTACAATTAGAAATTATTAATGATGAAACTGAACGGAAATTTGGTTTCGTCTTATCCATTGGAATGTAGCAAACATGTGAAGATATTCTCaaaaaacaaattcaaaaaaaaaaaactaattaagcAGCCAGCTCCATCGATAACAATAACATATCACGTTCATTCTctgtgtatgtgtgtgtgagagagagaaagaaagagcatCCAACACAACCTGGCTTTACCAATTACCACATgcaatgctttttttttttttactgtctttttaaaaatttgttttatttactTATCAGGGTTTATGAAATCCAATGAAATAGTAAAATTTATTGGTATTAGTTTTCTGTCACTGTCGAAGAGGATCGAGGATTCGAATTCTgtcttgtgcatgcagcaatcCATTGGCCAGCAGCAAACCCTTAAAAGAAGTTCAGTACCGTGATAAATTAGTTCTTGTTCTGTCGAGATAGGCGATACCGTGAGAAACCAAAGAGagtagataataataataataataataataataataataataataatatgtgaACGAGGTTTGTTCAAGAAAGATACTACTAC from Arachis stenosperma cultivar V10309 chromosome 9, arast.V10309.gnm1.PFL2, whole genome shotgun sequence encodes the following:
- the LOC130947681 gene encoding uncharacterized protein LOC130947681 → MDNLTRDEQVVVNFEDQQAIGESQGLLAGYLGTLAVDCKLFPINFSKWSGPLGIPRSRFEECFSNLLKPKFHFKISEGIAKRYCKLSLAKKWSQHRIKLWNEFYDPCMSRQAIIDNVPVGIDRDQWTSFIQYRFLPSTMEMCKRNKEVRKKQTIPHTGGSKPISRKRHEIEQIELLMTQNEKDESGPSTNDAIGKVFGEEHSGRVRCLGMGATPTNTFRGANHPGQFANSSISMSSTNYSQADFKRLESKFDGTLTTLKAYFLSKEGRIPAELISIFDHGAQANDVENEIITPATGRASSSGGSNENCEDIV